The following proteins are co-located in the Sphingomonas panacis genome:
- a CDS encoding sensor histidine kinase: protein MTDTTGRPSPDALLRQAAQEGKGRLKIFLGAAPGVGKTFEMLSDGRSRIKAGVDVVIGVVETHGRIETEQLTRGYEIIPRRAVAHAGGTLQEMDLDAILARSPRLVLVDELAHTNAPGSRHPKRYQDVVELLDAGIDVYSTLNIQHVESLNDVVASFTRVRVRETVPDSILENAEIEVVDIPPDELIERLKDGKVYLPQEATRALSHFFSKSNLSALRELALRRAAQAVDAQMLDHVRALGVGGTWAGSERIVVAVSEAPGAEGLVRAGKRIADSLHAPWTALHVETPRTQGFSDDEHRQIAKVLNLATQLGAAAATVPAASVIEGLKAFSANARATQLVVGKSVRSRWFELRYGSVVDRLVRETPGVAVHVLPIEGMAPRTLRLRPGHWGSRSGYGWTALMVGGVTAVANGLFHILNLGNVALLYLLPVMAAASLFGLRTGLFAGVLSSLAYNFFFLPPTGTLTINNPENVISVLVLLGVALATSQLTSRVRAQADLAAASARANAALAGFLRQLGAINDAEALSRAICEEIGRLFDFRTMLLVPAPTGTGLVLQAANTEVRLETMELAAAQWALDTGTPAGRGSDTLAASEWLFRPMRAGERTLAVLGMARDDSAEPLRADQLPLLTGLIDQAALLLERLRLEADMRDVDRLRERDRLRAALLSSVSHDLRTPLTAMIAAAGQLEQGATPELIATLQSESARLNRFVANLLDMARVEAGALTLALEPVDLSDAVAGAAQDARRALEGHAIVLDVPPNLPLVRVDPQLLHHCLLNLLDNAGRYADPGTPVTVRGVHRHDTLTLSVLDQGPGIPPGRETEVFETFRRLQGSDRQIGGTGLGLAIVKAFAEAMGMAVRAGNREDGTGAEFRLIFPKALLVRDSDGDLIL from the coding sequence TTGACCGACACGACCGGCCGTCCGTCCCCCGATGCCCTTCTGCGCCAGGCGGCGCAGGAGGGTAAGGGGCGGCTGAAGATCTTCCTCGGGGCGGCGCCCGGCGTCGGCAAGACCTTCGAGATGCTGAGCGACGGACGCAGCCGCATCAAGGCCGGGGTGGATGTCGTCATCGGCGTGGTCGAGACTCACGGACGGATCGAAACCGAGCAACTCACGCGCGGCTATGAGATCATACCGCGCCGCGCGGTGGCGCATGCCGGCGGCACGCTTCAGGAAATGGACCTCGACGCGATTCTCGCGCGCAGCCCCCGGCTCGTGCTGGTGGATGAACTCGCCCACACCAACGCGCCGGGCAGCCGCCACCCCAAACGCTATCAGGATGTCGTCGAGCTGCTCGATGCCGGAATCGACGTCTATTCCACGCTCAACATCCAGCATGTCGAAAGCCTCAACGACGTCGTCGCCTCGTTCACGCGCGTGCGGGTGCGCGAGACCGTGCCCGACAGCATCCTCGAAAACGCCGAGATCGAGGTGGTCGATATTCCGCCCGACGAGCTGATCGAGCGGCTGAAGGACGGCAAGGTCTATCTGCCACAGGAGGCGACGCGGGCGCTGTCGCATTTCTTCTCCAAGTCGAACCTGTCCGCTCTTCGCGAACTGGCGCTGCGCCGCGCGGCGCAGGCGGTCGATGCGCAGATGCTCGACCATGTCCGCGCGCTCGGCGTCGGCGGCACCTGGGCAGGCAGCGAGCGGATCGTCGTGGCGGTGAGCGAGGCACCGGGCGCCGAGGGACTGGTACGCGCCGGCAAGCGGATCGCCGATTCGCTACATGCGCCCTGGACCGCGCTGCATGTCGAGACGCCACGCACGCAGGGGTTCAGCGACGACGAGCATCGCCAGATCGCCAAGGTGCTGAACCTCGCCACGCAGCTCGGCGCGGCGGCCGCGACGGTGCCGGCCGCTTCGGTGATCGAGGGGCTGAAGGCGTTCTCCGCCAACGCCCGCGCCACCCAGCTCGTGGTCGGCAAATCGGTGCGATCGCGCTGGTTCGAACTGCGCTACGGCTCGGTCGTCGATCGGCTGGTGCGCGAAACGCCCGGGGTCGCGGTGCATGTCCTGCCGATCGAGGGCATGGCACCACGCACGCTGCGGTTGCGGCCCGGCCATTGGGGCAGCCGTTCCGGCTATGGGTGGACCGCGCTGATGGTTGGCGGCGTCACCGCCGTCGCCAACGGGCTGTTTCACATCCTCAACCTCGGCAATGTCGCGTTGCTGTATCTGCTGCCGGTGATGGCGGCGGCGAGCCTGTTTGGCTTGCGCACCGGGCTGTTCGCCGGGGTGTTGTCGTCGCTCGCCTACAACTTCTTCTTCCTGCCGCCGACGGGTACGCTGACGATCAACAATCCCGAGAACGTCATCTCGGTACTGGTGTTGCTCGGCGTCGCACTGGCGACCAGCCAGCTTACGTCGCGGGTGCGCGCGCAAGCCGATCTGGCGGCGGCGAGCGCGCGCGCCAATGCCGCGCTCGCCGGTTTCCTGCGCCAGCTCGGCGCGATCAACGATGCCGAGGCGCTGTCGCGCGCGATCTGCGAGGAGATCGGGCGGCTGTTCGATTTCCGCACGATGCTGCTCGTCCCCGCGCCGACCGGCACCGGCCTCGTCCTGCAAGCCGCCAATACCGAGGTGCGGCTGGAGACGATGGAACTCGCCGCCGCGCAATGGGCGCTCGACACCGGCACGCCCGCCGGGCGCGGATCGGATACGCTCGCCGCCTCGGAATGGCTGTTCCGGCCGATGCGCGCGGGCGAACGCACGCTCGCGGTGCTGGGCATGGCGCGCGACGACAGCGCCGAGCCGCTGCGCGCCGACCAACTGCCGCTGCTGACCGGGCTGATCGATCAGGCCGCGCTGTTGCTCGAACGGTTGCGGCTGGAGGCGGACATGCGCGATGTCGATCGCCTGCGCGAGCGCGACCGGCTGCGCGCAGCGCTGCTCTCCTCGGTCAGCCACGATCTGCGCACCCCGCTGACCGCGATGATCGCCGCCGCCGGCCAGCTCGAGCAGGGCGCGACGCCCGAACTGATCGCCACGCTGCAAAGCGAGTCGGCGCGGCTCAACCGCTTCGTCGCCAATCTGCTCGACATGGCACGAGTCGAGGCGGGCGCGCTGACGCTTGCGCTCGAGCCGGTCGATCTGTCCGACGCGGTGGCGGGCGCGGCGCAGGACGCGCGGCGCGCGCTGGAGGGGCATGCGATCGTGCTCGACGTGCCGCCCAATCTGCCGCTGGTGCGGGTCGATCCGCAATTGCTCCACCATTGCCTGCTCAACCTGCTCGACAATGCCGGCCGCTATGCCGATCCGGGCACGCCGGTGACGGTGCGCGGGGTGCATCGCCACGACACGCTGACGCTGTCGGTGCTCGATCAGGGGCCGGGCATCCCGCCGGGGCGCGAGACCGAGGTGTTCGAGACGTTCCGGCGGTTGCAGGGGTCGGATCGCCAGATCGGCGGCACCGGGCTTGGTCTCGCGATCGTCAAGGCGTTCGCCGAGGCGATGGGCATGGCGGTACGCGCCGGCAACCGCGAGGACGGCACGGGCGCCGAGTTCCGGCTGATCTTCCCCAAGGCCCTGCTGGTCCGCGACAGCGACGGAGACCTGATTTTGTGA
- the kdpC gene encoding potassium-transporting ATPase subunit KdpC: MNNDITSALRPALVMTLLFALLLGIAYPLALTGIGQTLFPSQANGSLISQGGKVIGSTVIGQAFTGDRYFKTRPSAAGKGYDGLASSGSNYGPTSQALADRVRADVAAAKPSAPGMKVPADLVTASASGLDPDLSPEAALYQTQRIAKVRGLPVEKVRALVMDHVERPLLGVVGEPHVNVLALNRALDGVGSTR; this comes from the coding sequence ATGAACAACGATATAACTTCCGCACTGCGTCCCGCCCTGGTCATGACCCTGCTGTTCGCGCTGCTGCTCGGGATCGCCTATCCGCTCGCGCTGACCGGCATCGGCCAGACGCTCTTCCCGAGCCAGGCCAATGGCAGCCTGATCTCGCAAGGCGGCAAGGTGATCGGCTCGACCGTGATCGGTCAGGCCTTCACCGGCGACCGCTATTTCAAGACACGTCCTTCGGCGGCGGGTAAAGGCTATGACGGCCTCGCCTCGTCCGGTTCGAACTATGGCCCGACCTCGCAGGCGCTTGCCGACCGCGTGCGTGCCGATGTCGCCGCCGCGAAGCCTTCCGCACCAGGGATGAAAGTCCCCGCCGATCTGGTGACGGCCTCTGCCTCGGGGCTTGATCCCGATCTTAGCCCCGAGGCGGCTTTGTATCAGACGCAGCGTATCGCTAAGGTGCGCGGCTTGCCGGTTGAAAAGGTGCGCGCGCTCGTGATGGATCATGTCGAACGGCCGCTGCTCGGCGTGGTCGGTGAGCCGCATGTCAACGTGCTGGCGCTCAACCGCGCGCTCGATGGTGTTGGGTCCACGCGTTGA
- the kdpB gene encoding potassium-transporting ATPase subunit KdpB has product MARTAAKSLFTADLIVPAIGDAFRKLNPRELIRNPVMFTTAIVATLLTLLLVVGHDGLGIGFKLQLVIWLWLTVLFGTFAEAIAEGRGKAQAASLRATKAELTAKRVKGAGVEDVAASALRIGDVVVVETGELIPSDGEVVEGVASVNEAAITGESAPVIREAGGDRSAVTAGTRVLSDRIKVRVTVNPGQGFLDRMIALVEGAERQKTPNEIALTILLVGLTIIFLIAVATIPGFASYAGGGIPVAMLAALLITLIPTTIAALLSAIGIAGMDRLVRFNVLAKSGRAVEAAGDIDVLLLDKTGTITVGDRQASEFRAVGGASQTDLAEAALLASLADETPEGRSIVVLAREQFAVTTTALPAGAEVIPFTAQTRISGVQIAGSLIQKGAVDSILRANPGAGETAAATELRRITDEIARAGGTPLAVAQDGRLLGAIFLKDVVKAGIRERFGELRQMGIRTVMITGDNPLTAAAIAAEAGVDDFLAQATPEDKLALIRKEQQGGRLVAMCGDGTNDAPALAQADVGVAMNTGTQAAREAGNMVDLDSDPTKLIEVVGLGKQLLMTRGALTTFSVANDVAKYFAIIPAMFVVLYPGLAVLNVMGLATPQSAILSAIIFNALIIPLLVPLALKGVAYKPMGAGPLLARNLAVYGLGGLVAPFIGIKIIDLAVTGLGLA; this is encoded by the coding sequence ATGGCACGCACGGCTGCAAAATCTCTGTTCACCGCCGATCTGATCGTACCCGCGATCGGGGACGCGTTCCGCAAACTCAACCCGCGTGAGCTGATCCGCAACCCGGTGATGTTCACCACAGCGATCGTCGCCACACTGCTGACCTTGCTGCTCGTCGTCGGGCATGACGGTCTCGGCATCGGCTTCAAGCTCCAGCTCGTGATCTGGCTGTGGCTGACGGTGCTGTTCGGCACCTTCGCCGAAGCCATCGCCGAGGGCCGCGGCAAGGCGCAGGCCGCGTCGCTGCGCGCGACCAAGGCGGAACTCACCGCCAAGCGCGTGAAAGGCGCAGGCGTCGAGGACGTCGCCGCCAGCGCGCTGCGCATCGGGGATGTCGTCGTGGTCGAAACCGGCGAATTGATCCCCTCCGACGGCGAAGTCGTCGAGGGTGTCGCCTCGGTCAATGAAGCGGCGATCACCGGCGAAAGCGCGCCGGTGATCCGTGAGGCCGGCGGCGACCGCTCCGCCGTCACCGCCGGCACGCGAGTCCTTTCAGACCGGATCAAGGTGCGGGTGACGGTCAATCCGGGCCAGGGTTTTCTCGACCGCATGATCGCACTCGTCGAGGGCGCCGAGCGCCAGAAGACGCCCAATGAGATCGCGCTGACGATCCTGCTGGTCGGGCTGACGATCATCTTCCTGATCGCAGTCGCCACCATACCCGGCTTCGCCAGCTATGCCGGCGGCGGCATTCCGGTGGCGATGCTCGCGGCACTGCTCATCACGCTGATCCCGACCACGATCGCCGCCTTGCTGTCGGCGATCGGAATCGCCGGCATGGACCGGCTGGTGCGCTTCAACGTGCTCGCCAAATCGGGCCGCGCGGTCGAGGCGGCGGGCGACATCGACGTGCTGTTGCTCGACAAGACCGGCACCATCACGGTGGGTGACCGGCAGGCTTCGGAATTCCGCGCGGTCGGCGGCGCGAGCCAGACCGATCTCGCCGAAGCGGCTTTGCTCGCCAGCCTCGCCGACGAAACCCCCGAAGGCCGCTCGATCGTGGTGTTGGCGCGCGAGCAATTCGCGGTCACCACCACCGCCCTGCCGGCGGGTGCCGAGGTGATCCCGTTCACCGCGCAGACGCGGATTTCGGGCGTGCAGATCGCGGGTTCGCTGATCCAGAAGGGCGCGGTCGATTCGATCCTGCGCGCCAATCCGGGTGCTGGCGAAACCGCGGCAGCGACCGAATTGCGCCGCATCACCGACGAGATCGCGCGCGCCGGCGGCACGCCGCTGGCGGTCGCGCAGGACGGGCGGCTGCTCGGCGCGATCTTCCTCAAGGATGTCGTCAAGGCCGGGATCCGCGAGCGCTTCGGCGAGCTGCGCCAGATGGGCATCCGCACGGTCATGATTACCGGCGACAACCCGCTGACCGCCGCCGCGATCGCCGCCGAGGCGGGGGTCGATGATTTCCTCGCGCAAGCGACACCCGAGGACAAGCTCGCGCTGATCCGCAAGGAGCAACAGGGCGGCCGCCTCGTCGCAATGTGCGGTGACGGCACCAACGACGCGCCGGCGCTCGCGCAGGCAGATGTCGGCGTCGCGATGAACACCGGCACGCAAGCCGCGCGCGAGGCCGGCAACATGGTCGATCTCGACAGCGATCCGACCAAGCTGATCGAGGTCGTGGGTCTCGGCAAGCAATTGCTGATGACGCGCGGGGCGCTCACCACCTTCTCGGTCGCCAACGATGTCGCCAAATATTTCGCGATCATCCCGGCGATGTTCGTGGTGCTCTATCCGGGCCTCGCGGTGCTCAACGTGATGGGGTTGGCGACGCCGCAATCGGCGATCCTGTCGGCGATCATCTTCAACGCGCTGATCATCCCGCTGCTGGTGCCGCTCGCGCTGAAGGGCGTGGCGTACAAACCGATGGGGGCCGGCCCGCTGCTCGCCCGCAACCTCGCCGTCTATGGCCTGGGCGGCCTCGTCGCCCCGTTCATCGGCATCAAGATCATCGACCTGGCCGTCACCGGCCTCGGTCTCGCCTGA
- the kdpA gene encoding potassium-transporting ATPase subunit KdpA codes for MTIQGWILIAAFVGILLALTKPMGLWLHALYEGRRTPLHSVLGPVERGFYRLAGIDPTQEQGWRRYAVHMLLFNAVLMMFTYAILRLQGVLPGNPLGFAGTSQHLAANTAISFTTNTNWQSYAGESTMSNLSQMLGLTIHNFLSSATGIALAFALFRGFARREAKTVGNFWADCTRVTLYLLLPISIVYALFLIASGVPQTLAGSVDVATLEGVKQTLALGPVASQEAIKMLGTNGGGFFNANSAHPFENPTALTNLVEMLSIFVIGFGLTWTFGKAVGNTKQGWAILSVMVILFLAGTTVAYWQEAAGNPILHHLGVAGGNMEGKEVRFGIVASSLFAVVTTAASCGAVNAMHDSFTALGGMIPLFNIQLGEVVVGGVGAGIYGFLLFAILAVFVAGLMVGRTPEYVGKKIEAREVKLAVLAIAILPLVILGMTAISSVVADGLAGPLNKGPHGFGEILYAFTSAVGNNGSAFAGISANTPYYNAMLGVAMWLGRFFVIVPMLAIAGSLAAKKYTPASAGSFPTTGALWVGLLVGIIMILGGLTFLPSLALGPIADHLAMIAGKTF; via the coding sequence ATGACCATCCAGGGTTGGATTCTCATCGCCGCGTTCGTCGGCATTCTCCTCGCGCTCACCAAGCCGATGGGGCTGTGGCTGCACGCGCTCTACGAGGGGCGGCGCACGCCGCTCCACAGCGTTCTCGGCCCGGTCGAGCGCGGTTTCTACCGGCTCGCCGGGATAGACCCAACGCAGGAACAGGGCTGGCGGCGCTATGCCGTCCACATGCTGCTGTTCAACGCGGTGCTGATGATGTTCACCTACGCGATCCTGCGGTTGCAGGGCGTGCTGCCGGGCAACCCGCTCGGCTTTGCTGGCACCAGCCAGCATCTCGCCGCCAACACCGCGATCAGCTTCACCACCAACACCAACTGGCAGAGCTACGCCGGCGAATCGACGATGTCGAACCTGTCGCAGATGCTCGGGCTGACGATCCACAATTTCCTGTCGTCGGCGACCGGCATCGCGCTCGCCTTTGCGCTGTTCCGCGGGTTCGCGCGGCGTGAGGCGAAGACGGTCGGCAATTTCTGGGCGGATTGCACGCGCGTCACGCTCTACCTGCTGCTGCCGATCTCGATCGTTTACGCGCTGTTCCTGATCGCCAGCGGCGTGCCGCAGACGCTCGCCGGATCGGTCGATGTGGCGACGCTGGAAGGCGTCAAGCAGACGCTCGCACTCGGCCCGGTGGCGAGCCAGGAAGCGATCAAGATGCTCGGCACCAACGGCGGCGGCTTCTTCAACGCCAACAGCGCGCATCCGTTCGAAAACCCGACCGCGCTCACCAACCTCGTCGAGATGCTGTCGATCTTCGTGATCGGGTTCGGGCTGACCTGGACGTTCGGCAAGGCGGTCGGCAACACCAAGCAGGGCTGGGCGATCCTGTCGGTGATGGTGATCCTGTTCCTCGCCGGCACCACCGTCGCCTATTGGCAGGAAGCCGCCGGCAACCCGATCCTGCACCATCTCGGCGTCGCCGGGGGCAATATGGAGGGCAAGGAGGTGCGCTTCGGCATCGTCGCCTCCTCGCTGTTCGCGGTCGTCACCACGGCGGCGTCATGCGGCGCGGTCAATGCGATGCATGACAGCTTCACCGCGCTCGGCGGGATGATCCCGCTGTTCAACATCCAGTTGGGCGAGGTCGTCGTCGGCGGCGTCGGCGCGGGCATCTACGGCTTCCTGCTGTTCGCCATCCTGGCGGTGTTCGTCGCCGGGCTGATGGTCGGCCGCACGCCCGAATATGTCGGCAAGAAGATCGAGGCGCGCGAAGTGAAGCTGGCGGTGCTGGCGATCGCGATCCTGCCGCTCGTCATCCTCGGCATGACGGCGATCTCATCGGTGGTCGCAGACGGCTTGGCGGGACCGCTCAACAAGGGGCCGCACGGCTTCGGCGAGATCCTGTATGCCTTCACCAGCGCGGTCGGCAACAACGGCTCGGCCTTCGCCGGCATCAGCGCGAACACGCCCTATTACAACGCCATGCTCGGCGTCGCGATGTGGCTGGGGCGGTTCTTCGTGATCGTGCCGATGCTCGCCATCGCCGGCAGCCTCGCCGCCAAGAAATACACGCCGGCTTCGGCCGGTTCGTTCCCGACCACGGGCGCTCTGTGGGTCGGTCTGCTCGTCGGCATCATCATGATCCTCGGCGGCCTGACCTTCCTGCCGAGCCTCGCGCTCGGTCCCATCGCCGATCATCTCGCGATGATCGCCGGCAAAACCTTCTGA
- the kdpF gene encoding K(+)-transporting ATPase subunit F: MTLDLWLAALTTIGLLLYLVAVLVRPERF, from the coding sequence ATGACGCTCGACCTCTGGCTCGCCGCGCTGACCACTATCGGTCTGCTTCTCTATCTCGTGGCCGTGCTCGTCCGGCCCGAACGCTTCTGA
- a CDS encoding ribonucleotide-diphosphate reductase subunit beta, producing the protein MSLLEARKQYKPFEYPWAFDFWKRQQQIHWMPEEVPLGEDCRDWAQKLSDHERNLLTQIFRFFTQADVEVQDCYHEKYGRIFKPTEIKMMLAAFSNMETVHIAAYSHLLDTIGMPESEYGAFLEYSEMKDKHDYLQTFGVDSDEDIAKTLAMFGGFTEGLQLFASFAMLMNFPRFNKMKGMGQIVTWSIRDESLHCEGIIKLFHTFVRERDCFTKSVKSDIRDMCQTTVHLEDNFIDLAFEMGPVNGMTPKEIKKYIRYIADWRLGQLGMKPIYMIDEHPLPWLAPMLNGVEHANFFEQRATEYSKAATRGNWNEVWDSFDTRQKAKAGPAANEDAGDQGGDMFSRAGVAAE; encoded by the coding sequence ATGTCCCTCCTCGAAGCCCGCAAGCAGTACAAGCCGTTCGAATACCCCTGGGCGTTCGATTTCTGGAAGCGTCAGCAGCAGATCCACTGGATGCCGGAGGAAGTGCCGCTCGGCGAGGATTGCCGCGATTGGGCGCAGAAGCTCAGCGATCACGAGCGCAATTTGCTCACGCAGATCTTCCGCTTCTTCACCCAGGCCGATGTCGAGGTGCAGGATTGCTACCACGAGAAATACGGCCGCATCTTCAAGCCGACCGAGATCAAGATGATGCTCGCCGCCTTCTCCAACATGGAGACGGTGCATATCGCCGCATACAGCCATCTGCTCGACACGATCGGCATGCCCGAGAGTGAGTATGGCGCCTTCCTCGAATATAGCGAGATGAAGGACAAGCACGATTACCTGCAGACCTTCGGCGTCGACAGCGACGAGGATATCGCCAAGACGCTGGCGATGTTCGGCGGCTTCACCGAGGGGCTTCAGCTCTTCGCCAGCTTCGCGATGCTGATGAACTTCCCGCGCTTCAACAAGATGAAGGGCATGGGGCAGATCGTCACCTGGTCGATCCGCGACGAGAGCCTGCATTGCGAGGGCATCATCAAGCTGTTCCACACGTTCGTGCGTGAACGCGACTGTTTCACCAAGTCGGTCAAGTCGGACATTCGCGACATGTGCCAAACGACAGTGCATCTGGAAGATAACTTCATCGATCTCGCGTTCGAGATGGGGCCGGTCAACGGCATGACCCCCAAGGAGATCAAGAAGTACATCCGCTACATCGCCGACTGGCGGCTGGGGCAACTCGGCATGAAGCCGATCTACATGATCGACGAACATCCCCTGCCCTGGCTCGCGCCCATGCTCAACGGCGTCGAGCACGCCAATTTCTTCGAGCAGCGCGCGACCGAATATTCGAAGGCGGCGACTCGCGGCAACTGGAACGAGGTGTGGGATTCGTTCGACACGCGCCAGAAGGCCAAGGCCGGCCCTGCCGCGAACGAGGATGCCGGCGATCAGGGCGGCGACATGTTCTCGCGTGCCGGCGTAGCGGCGGAGTGA
- a CDS encoding DUF2171 domain-containing protein has product MADTSAIKEHMEVIGADGVHVGTVDHLDGDRIKLTKKDSGEGSHEGHHHYISLGLVADVEGDKVRLSANADVAVTFEEEA; this is encoded by the coding sequence ATGGCCGACACGAGCGCGATCAAAGAGCATATGGAAGTCATCGGCGCCGACGGCGTCCATGTCGGCACCGTCGATCATCTCGATGGCGACCGCATCAAGCTGACCAAGAAGGACAGCGGGGAAGGCAGCCATGAGGGGCACCACCACTACATCTCGCTCGGCCTCGTCGCCGACGTCGAAGGCGACAAGGTCCGCCTCAGCGCCAACGCCGACGTCGCCGTGACGTTCGAAGAAGAAGCGTAA
- a CDS encoding endonuclease domain-containing protein yields MTKRQRLPASTTDRSRQLRRDATEAEKHIRRALRDAFPEAKFRFQVPLGVYHADFCSHRARLVIEIDGGQHADTAAKDEKRTRFIEGEGYRLIRFWNNDVMTNIEGVIAVVADHLPSPLVGEGGPKGRMRGNYEA; encoded by the coding sequence CTGACTAAGCGGCAACGGCTGCCTGCGTCTACCACGGATCGATCGCGCCAACTCCGCCGCGATGCGACCGAAGCGGAGAAGCACATCCGCCGCGCTTTGCGCGACGCCTTTCCCGAGGCGAAATTCCGGTTTCAGGTGCCACTTGGCGTCTATCATGCCGATTTCTGCTCGCATCGGGCGCGGCTGGTCATCGAGATCGACGGCGGCCAGCATGCCGATACTGCGGCGAAAGATGAGAAACGCACGCGCTTCATCGAAGGCGAGGGCTATCGCCTGATCCGCTTCTGGAACAACGATGTGATGACGAATATCGAAGGCGTCATTGCAGTGGTCGCTGACCACCTTCCTTCTCCCCTTGTGGGAGAAGGTGGCCCGAAGGGCCGGATGAGGGGGAATTATGAAGCGTAA
- a CDS encoding ribonucleoside-diphosphate reductase subunit alpha produces the protein MDFRDTQEVSVDMATDTIEAMKVDSNGADRKLAERGDSKAVRAQLYPVEVDHSRDGLLTDFGKETLTDRYLLPGERFQDLFVRVASAYADDAGHAQRLYDYISQLWFMPATPVLSNGGTGRGLPISCFLNSVPDSLNGIVDTWNENVWLASRGGGIGTYWGNVRGIGEPVGLNGKTSGIIPFVRVMDSLTLAISQGSLRRGSAACYLDVSHPEIEEFLEIRKPSGDFNRKALNLHHGVLIPDAFMEAVRDGADWDLISPKDGSVRSTINARALFQKLVETRLATGEPYIVFADHVNKNMPKHHRELGLKVSTSNLCSEITLPTGKDHLGNDRTAVCCLSSLNFETWDQWKDAKGFIEDVMRFLDNVLQDFIDRAEPGMEHAAYSAMRERSVGLGVMGFHSFLQARGLAFEGAMAKSWNLRMFKHIKAQVDEASMHLAVERGPCPDAADRGVMERFSCKMAIAPTASISIICGGTSACIEPIPANVYTHKTLSGSFSIRNPYLEKLLIDKARNAEAVWNSILERGGSVQHLDFLTPEEKDCYKTSFEIDQRWLIELQADRTPYIDQSTSLNLFIPADVEKWDLLMLHFRAWELGIKSLYYLRSKSVQRAGFAGGVEADNTIDAPKFELGESTDYDECLACQ, from the coding sequence ATGGATTTCAGGGACACCCAGGAAGTGAGCGTAGACATGGCGACCGACACGATCGAAGCGATGAAAGTCGATAGCAACGGCGCCGACCGCAAGCTGGCCGAGCGCGGCGATTCGAAGGCGGTGCGCGCGCAGCTCTATCCGGTCGAGGTCGATCATTCGCGTGACGGCCTGCTCACCGATTTCGGCAAGGAGACGCTGACCGACCGCTATCTGCTGCCCGGCGAGCGCTTCCAGGATCTGTTCGTGCGAGTCGCCTCGGCCTATGCCGACGATGCCGGCCACGCACAGCGGCTGTACGATTACATTTCGCAATTGTGGTTCATGCCGGCGACGCCGGTGCTATCGAACGGCGGCACCGGGCGCGGCCTGCCGATCTCGTGCTTCCTCAACTCGGTGCCCGACAGCCTCAACGGCATCGTCGATACCTGGAACGAGAACGTGTGGCTCGCCTCGCGCGGCGGCGGCATCGGCACCTATTGGGGCAACGTCCGCGGCATCGGCGAGCCGGTCGGCCTCAACGGCAAGACCAGCGGCATCATCCCGTTCGTGCGGGTGATGGATTCGCTGACGCTGGCGATCAGCCAAGGCTCACTGCGGCGCGGCTCGGCGGCCTGCTATCTCGACGTCTCGCATCCCGAGATCGAGGAGTTCCTCGAAATCCGCAAACCCTCGGGCGACTTCAACCGCAAGGCGCTCAACCTGCACCACGGCGTGCTGATTCCCGACGCCTTCATGGAGGCGGTGCGCGACGGCGCCGACTGGGATCTGATCAGCCCCAAGGACGGATCGGTGCGCAGCACGATCAACGCGCGCGCGTTGTTCCAGAAGCTCGTCGAGACTCGGCTCGCCACCGGCGAACCGTATATCGTCTTCGCCGATCACGTGAACAAGAACATGCCGAAGCATCACCGCGAGCTCGGCCTCAAGGTCTCGACCTCGAACCTGTGCAGCGAGATCACGCTGCCGACCGGCAAGGACCATCTCGGCAACGATCGCACCGCGGTGTGCTGCCTGTCCTCGCTCAACTTCGAGACGTGGGACCAGTGGAAGGACGCCAAGGGCTTCATCGAGGACGTGATGCGGTTCCTCGACAATGTGCTTCAGGATTTCATCGACCGCGCCGAACCGGGCATGGAGCACGCCGCCTATTCGGCGATGCGCGAGCGCTCGGTCGGTCTGGGCGTGATGGGCTTCCACTCGTTCCTGCAGGCGCGCGGGCTCGCCTTCGAAGGCGCGATGGCGAAATCGTGGAACCTGCGCATGTTCAAGCACATCAAGGCGCAGGTCGACGAAGCCTCGATGCACCTCGCGGTCGAGCGCGGCCCCTGCCCTGATGCCGCCGACCGCGGCGTGATGGAGCGTTTCTCGTGCAAGATGGCGATCGCGCCAACTGCGTCGATCTCGATCATCTGCGGCGGCACCAGCGCGTGCATCGAGCCAATCCCGGCCAACGTCTATACGCACAAGACGCTGTCGGGCAGCTTCTCGATCCGCAATCCGTATCTCGAGAAATTGCTGATCGACAAGGCGCGCAATGCCGAAGCGGTGTGGAACTCGATTCTGGAGCGCGGCGGATCGGTGCAACATCTCGATTTCCTCACCCCCGAGGAAAAGGATTGCTACAAGACCAGCTTCGAGATCGACCAGCGCTGGCTGATCGAGCTTCAAGCCGACCGCACGCCGTATATCGACCAGTCGACCTCGCTCAACCTGTTCATCCCCGCCGATGTCGAGAAGTGGGATCTGCTGATGCTGCACTTCCGCGCGTGGGAGTTGGGCATCAAGTCGCTGTATTACCTGCGTTCGAAATCGGTTCAGCGCGCCGGCTTCGCGGGCGGGGTGGAAGCCGACAACACGATCGACGCGCCGAAGTTCGAGCTGGGCGAGAGCACGGATTACGACGAATGTCTGGCGTGCCAGTGA